A genomic segment from Variovorax paradoxus B4 encodes:
- a CDS encoding ABC transporter ATP-binding protein, translated as MTTDTILDVRGISKRFGGLQALSDVGITIKRGQVYGLIGPNGAGKTTFFNVITGLYTPDSGSFELAGKPYQPTAVHEVAKAGIARTFQNIRLFSEMTALENVMVGRHIRTHSGVFGAILRTPSFKAEERAIADRAQELLDYVGIGKFADYKARTLSYGDQRRLEIARALATDPQLIALDEPAAGMNTTEKVLLRELIDRIRKDDRTILIIEHDVKLIMGLCDRVTVLDYGKQIAEGTPYDVQKNEKVIEAYLGTGGH; from the coding sequence ATGACGACAGACACCATCCTCGACGTTCGCGGAATCTCCAAGCGCTTCGGCGGCCTGCAAGCGCTTTCCGACGTCGGCATCACCATCAAGCGCGGCCAGGTCTATGGCCTGATCGGCCCCAACGGCGCCGGCAAGACCACGTTCTTCAACGTGATCACCGGGCTCTACACGCCCGACAGCGGCAGCTTCGAGCTCGCCGGCAAGCCCTACCAGCCGACGGCCGTGCACGAAGTGGCCAAGGCCGGCATTGCGCGCACCTTCCAGAACATCCGCCTGTTCTCCGAAATGACGGCGCTCGAGAACGTCATGGTGGGGCGCCACATCCGCACCCATTCGGGCGTGTTCGGGGCCATCCTGCGCACCCCTTCATTCAAGGCCGAGGAAAGGGCCATTGCCGATCGCGCGCAGGAGCTGCTCGACTACGTGGGCATCGGCAAGTTCGCCGACTACAAGGCGCGCACGCTGTCGTACGGCGACCAGCGCCGGCTCGAAATTGCACGCGCGCTGGCCACCGACCCGCAGCTCATTGCCCTCGACGAGCCCGCTGCCGGCATGAATACGACCGAGAAGGTGCTGCTGCGCGAACTGATCGACCGCATCCGCAAGGACGACCGCACCATCCTCATCATCGAACACGACGTCAAGCTCATCATGGGCCTGTGCGACCGCGTCACCGTGCTCGACTACGGCAAGCAGATCGCCGAAGGCACGCCGTATGACGTGCAGAAGAACGAGAAGGTGATTGAGGCCTACCTCGGCACCGGAGGACACTGA
- a CDS encoding ABC transporter permease subunit has translation MKNSKNLALYVLGVVAVLALPIFLQSQGNAWVRIADIALLYVMLSLGLNIVVGYAGLLDLGYVAFFAVGAYLFALMGSSHLSDTFPWFKAMFPNGLHTSLLIVIPLALVVAGVLGVMLGAPTLKLRGDYLAIVTLGFGEIIRVFLNNLDQPINITNGPKGITAIDSIKFWGLDLGKAWKFDSFTISSVTLYYYLFLALVVATIIISHRLQISRIGRAWMAIREDEIAAKAMGINTRNMKLLAFGMGASFGGVSGAMFAAFQGFVSPESFSLMESVMIVAMVVLGGIGHLPGVILGAVLLAALPEVLRYVAGPLQAMTDGRLDASILRQLFIALAMIVIMLVRPRGLWPSPEHGKTLQRKGAAAPGAPVAPGSLQTHAPGIETPADELPGAASRPMSINP, from the coding sequence ATGAAAAACAGCAAGAACCTCGCTCTCTACGTTCTCGGCGTCGTCGCCGTGCTCGCGCTGCCGATCTTCCTGCAGAGCCAGGGCAACGCCTGGGTGCGCATCGCCGACATCGCACTGCTCTACGTGATGCTCTCGCTCGGCCTGAACATCGTCGTCGGCTACGCCGGCCTGCTCGACCTGGGCTACGTCGCCTTCTTTGCCGTGGGGGCCTACCTCTTCGCGCTGATGGGCTCCTCGCACTTGTCAGACACCTTCCCGTGGTTCAAGGCCATGTTCCCGAACGGGCTGCACACCTCGCTGCTCATCGTGATACCGCTGGCGCTGGTGGTGGCCGGGGTGCTGGGCGTGATGCTCGGGGCGCCCACGCTCAAGCTGCGCGGCGACTACCTGGCCATCGTGACGCTCGGCTTCGGCGAGATCATCCGGGTGTTCCTGAACAACCTCGACCAGCCGATCAACATCACCAACGGGCCCAAGGGCATCACCGCCATCGACTCCATCAAGTTCTGGGGGCTCGACCTCGGCAAGGCATGGAAGTTCGACAGCTTCACGATCTCGTCGGTCACGCTCTACTACTACCTGTTCCTTGCGCTGGTGGTCGCCACGATCATCATCTCGCACCGCCTGCAGATTTCGCGCATCGGGCGCGCCTGGATGGCCATCCGCGAGGATGAGATCGCCGCCAAGGCCATGGGCATCAACACCCGCAACATGAAGCTCTTGGCCTTCGGCATGGGTGCCAGTTTCGGCGGCGTGTCGGGCGCCATGTTCGCGGCCTTCCAGGGCTTCGTCTCGCCCGAGTCGTTCAGCCTCATGGAGTCGGTGATGATCGTCGCCATGGTCGTGCTGGGCGGCATCGGCCACCTGCCGGGCGTGATTCTCGGCGCCGTGCTGCTGGCCGCCTTGCCCGAGGTGCTGCGCTACGTGGCCGGGCCGCTGCAGGCCATGACCGACGGGCGCCTCGACGCGTCCATCCTGCGCCAGCTCTTCATCGCGCTGGCCATGATCGTCATCATGCTGGTGCGTCCGCGCGGCCTCTGGCCTTCGCCCGAGCATGGCAAGACATTGCAGCGCAAGGGGGCCGCCGCCCCCGGCGCACCGGTGGCACCCGGGTCGCTCCAGACCCATGCGCCGGGCATCGAGACGCCCGCCGACGAACTGCCGGGTGCGGCTTCGCGCCCCATGTCGATCAATCCGTGA